Part of the Trichoderma asperellum chromosome 1, complete sequence genome is shown below.
aggagacTGTCATCATAGGGCAAGGATAAAAGATAGGTagagtttaaaaaagaagaccatCCCAAACTGATAACAAGAAAAGCGGAAAAAGAATTtgcaaaaaataaacctatCGGTCTCGTAGCAAACGCCGTTGTCCTCCACGCTCACCCCCCATTGAATGTGCCTTTCTCAGCACAAAAAGTTGCTGTTCACCAAATGTTTAACTTTTCGTGCCAATTGAGCGGATATCATCATGCTCTGATACGGTGATACACCGTCGTCTCCTAAAACCATGcatcctctccatcttgattTCAATCTTGGAAATATCCATCACCTCAGTGGTAGGGTTATGATTTACAGCGTAGAGAACGTAAAACAGAGCAGCCATAGGGATAGCTCAAGCTCGCATTCGTTTCTCTTCGACTGTAAACACACCTACGGATCTAAAAGCCCCATTTAGGCATGGATAGGCTCCTGGGGGACAGCTGGTTCGGCAACCTTGGGCTCCTCAGTAGGAGGAGAGGGGAATTCGACGGGAGACTTCTTTGCCGCCGAAGGAGAAAGGTTGCGAGTGCGCAGAATGTCCTGAACCTTGCCAGTATAGTCTTCGGCATACTGCTTTCCAACGGCAGCAAGGTGGTCGGCCTGCTTCTGAGCAGCATCTCGAACTTGGGCGGTTTGGGCGTTGATGGCATCGGCGGCCGTCTTGAGCTGCTCATCAATGAACTCCTGGTTGGTGGAGTAGACGAGAGGAGCGAAGAAAGCAATGGTGGTTGCAATGATGGCAAGAACCCAGTAGGGAGCGACCTTGATGAGGAAGCCTGAGATAAAGGCAGCGACGCAAGCCTAGGCAAGGGAGATATTAGCACTCCAAATTAGAAAAGAGCAGAAAATAAGTGCGCGACTCACAGCAGCCGAAACGCCAATGTTCTCAACAAAAACGATGCGCTGAGCttcgatgaggaagaagttgATCAATCCGTGGGCATCGCTAACCATGGCTTCAAAGGTGTCCCGTGAAATGGTGAAATACTCGCGTGGGCGGAACTGGGAAGCCAGGCCATTGTTAAGGATCAGCTTGCCGGAAACCTCAGCAGCGACAGTGGTGGCCAAGACCATCCAGGACAATCCAAGAGTCCAGCTAAGGAGGTTTAGGTACCTCACAGCGACGATGGTGGTAACAACGGAAG
Proteins encoded:
- a CDS encoding uncharacterized protein (EggNog:ENOG41~TransMembrane:4 (i43-61o67-87i129-151o157-175i)), with the translated sequence MADSAGAVNGPSKAANGNAGQTLTPYHSLFRHLFSWEKPRDSAIAYASVVTTIVAVRYLNLLSWTLGLSWMVLATTVAAEVSGKLILNNGLASQFRPREYFTISRDTFEAMVSDAHGLINFFLIEAQRIVFVENIGVSAAACVAAFISGFLIKVAPYWVLAIIATTIAFFAPLVYSTNQEFIDEQLKTAADAINAQTAQVRDAAQKQADHLAAVGKQYAEDYTGKVQDILRTRNLSPSAAKKSPVEFPSPPTEEPKVAEPAVPQEPIHA